Proteins from a genomic interval of Rosa chinensis cultivar Old Blush chromosome 2, RchiOBHm-V2, whole genome shotgun sequence:
- the LOC112184069 gene encoding uncharacterized protein LOC112184069, with product MMEGSHKKKPKKPNLLAETVFSWSLDNIFNERLFKNKVEKIPESFHSVEHYLGCYLYPLLEETRAQVHASMETIYRAPFAKVVAFEKVKPYGTKLYDIKVDYWRNRLNDRGKEPYETLPGDLFVLANAKPESFSDLQRVGRSWAFASVTKVSENENEDESTSLYFKIKASKELEVVKGSASLFMVFLVNLIPNGRIWKALHMSKNLNIIKEVLCTDSVAHENLCSEKNNDIVNKGLVQSLSSGLNESQTGTVLACLEMLHCREKSAVELIWGPPGTGKTKTIATLLVTLLQMNCRTLVCAPTNVAITEVASRVVKMLTEVQSSSLFCSFGEVLLFGNKERLRVGSDIEEIYLDYRLKRLAECLGPQTGWRHCFASMIDFLEDCVSHYHNFLVNELTIEKEPKTLGQMKGKESKCDTQVGEEKCKSFLEFIRDRFVSNASPLRNCIAILCTHMAKNYICGDNVQNMIMLINLVDSFESLLFQDNVASEALEDIFSCSDIDDIWETYADNSFHLFMNRRECLKVLHTLFDSLSELHIPNFVKQESLMEFCFQNASLIFCTASSSYKLHKVAMEPLNVVVIDEAAQLKESESTIPLQLWGVKHAVLVGDECQLPATVKSIVSDEAGFARSLFERLSSFGRSKHLLNMQYRMHPSISFFPNSRFYNNMILDAPNLKSRSQKKHYLKGSMFGPYSFINVIGGREEKDEDGRSRKNMVEVAIVSQILRNLYKKWVESKQKLSIGIVSPYAAQVVAIEDKLAQKYNNLDGFKVKVKTVDGFQGGEEDIIILSTVRSNYQRSLEFVSKPQRINVALTRARHCLWILGNEKILCHNESVWKAVVLDAKNRHCFFNVDEDKDLAKAILEVKKQYDQLDDLLDADSILFRSARWKVLFSDNFFKSFKKLTSVRLKRSVLNVLLKLASGWRPKKKSSEMICGSSSLILKKFKVENLYVVCTTDIAKDSRYIQVLKIWDILPIGDVPTLVNRLDRIMNKYTDAFINLCKEKCLEGDLEIPKSWPPSLEFLRFKDFSFTKIQNDFVGDTCDGRSYAENSRVSESLLLMKFYSLSSGVVNHLLSDCEGRELDLPFEVTDQEMEIILHHRSSFIVGRSGTGKTTVLTMKLFQKEQWHQLAVQGYYTSQSSKIEKSSAATEEKVLHQLFVTVSPKLCYAIKQHVLHLKSFACGGSHSTESSLIDMIDFDEDEAQFNDIQDSFHEIPPHSYPLFITFHKFLIMLDGTLSNSYFERFLDATELTHGHLRNSRSAALQTFIRTKEVSYERFSSLYWPHFNTDLTKRLDASRVFTEIISHIKGGLGAIEACDGKLSREDYVQLSEIRVSILTRQEREVIYDIFQMYEKMKMENGEFDLTDFVIDLHHRLMHEKYEGDHMDFVYVDEVQDLTMSQIALFKHMCHNVEDGFVFSGDTAQTIARGIDFRFQELRHLFYKKFVLESRTNKHDESKEKGQVSEILHLTQNFRTHDGILKLSQSIIDLLYHFFPLSIDVLKPESSLIFGEAPVLLESEENENAIVKIFGNTGNIVGFGAEQVILVRDDSARKEISKFIGKHALVLTIVECKGLEFQDVLLYNFFGSSPSKNQWRVIYDYMNELDLLDHSLPRGFPGFDVAKHNILCSELKQLYVAVTRTRQRLWICENMEELSKPMFDYWKKKCLVQVKQLDDSLAHEMQVASSPEEWKSRGIKLYHEHNYEMATMCFERAGDTYWERRSKAAGLKALAAHIRTSNPEEAKSILREAAEIFNAIGKADSAARCFSDLGEYERAARIYLKCGESELKRAAECFSLAGRYKEAADVYAKGNFFAECLTICEKGKLFELGLQYINNWKQHAEEDTAMTTRGKGINRMQLEFLESCALHYYDLNDNRSMIKFIKAFPSITLVRDFLKRLDSLDELLLLEEEFGNYLEAANIAQLKGEILLESDFLGKAGKFKEASLKIIFYVLAMSLWSSGSKGWPLKKFPQQEALLAKAPRMRQTTFMSWFALRLIFY from the exons ATGATGGAAGGTTCACACAAGAAAAAGCCTAAAAAGCCCAACCTTTTGGCTGAGACTGTGTTTTCTTGGTCCCTTGATAACATTTTCAATGAACGTCTCTTCAAGAACAAG GTGGAAAAGATTCCTGAATCATTTCACTCTGTGGAGCATTACCTCGGGTGTTATCTGTATCCTTTATTGGAAGAAACAAGAGCGCAGGTCCATGCAAGTATGGAAACTATTTACAGAGCACCATTTGCTAAAGTAGTTGCTTTTGAAAAAGTGAAGCCATATGGAACAAAGCTATATGATATCAAGGTTGATTATTGGCGAAACAGGTTAAATGACCGTGGCAAAGAGCCATATGAAACTTTGCCAGGTGATCTTTTTGTTTTGGCAAATGCTAAACCTGAAAGTTTTTCAGATTTACAAAGGGTAGGGAGGTCATGGGCTTTTGCATCAGTCACTAAAGTCTCAGAAAATGAGAACGAGGATGAAAGTACTTCTCTTTATTTTAAAATCAAGGCTTCCAAAGAACTTGAAGTTGTAAAGGGTTCGGCATCACTGTTTATGGTTTTTCTAGTGAACTTAATCCCGAATGGAAGAATATGGAAAGCTTTGCACATGTCCAAAAACCTGAACATTATCAAGGAAGTTCTGTGCACTGATTCTGTG GCTCATGAAAATCTCTGCTCTGAAAAGAATAATGACATCGTGAATAAGGGGTTAGTTCAGAGTTTATCATCTGGTCTGAATGAATCCCAAACAGGGACTGTTTTAGCCTGCCTTGAAATGCTGCATTGTCGTGAGAAGTCTGCTGTTGAACTAATTTGGGGTCCTCCTGGTACTggaaaaactaaaacaattgcGACTCTACTTGTAACCTTGTTACAGATGAATTGTAGGACTCTTGTTTGTGCCCCAACAAATGTTGCAATAACTGAAGTTGCTTCTCGTGTTGTAAAGATGTTGACTGAAGTACAGTCCAgttctttgttttgttctttcGGAGAAGTTCTTCTATTTGGGAATAAGGAGCGACTCAGAGTTGGCTCAGATATTGAAGAGATATATCTAGATTACCGTCTCAAAAGGCTTGCCGAGTGCTTAGGACCACAGACTGGCTGGAGGCATTGCTTTGCTTCCATGATAGATTTTCTTGAAGATTGTGTTTCTCACTACCATAACTTTTTGGTAAATGAGTTAACCATAGAGAAGGAACCAAAGACCTTAGGTcaaatgaaaggaaaagaaagcaaGTGTGACACTCAAGTTGGCGAGGAGAAGTGCAAATCATTTCTGGAATTTATTAGAGACAGATTTGTTTCTAATGCATCACCTCTAAGAAATTGTATTGCTATCTTATGTACCCACATGGCGAAAAATTACATTTGTGGAGATAATGTCCAAAACATGATTATGCTTATCAACTTGGTTGATTCCTTTGAATCATTGTTGTTTCAAGATAATGTTGCTTCTGAAGCACTTGAAGACATTTTCTCTTGTTCTGACATTGACGACATATGGGAGACATATGCTGATAACTCATTTCATCTATTCATGAATAGAAGAGAATGCCTTAAAGTCTTGCACACTCTGTTTGACTCCCTTAGTGAACTTCACATTCCGAATTTTGTGAAGCAAGAGTCTCTAATGGAATTTTGTTTTCAAAATGCCTCCTTGATATTTTGCACTGCATCCAGCTCATATAAGTTGCATAAAGTGGCAATGGAGCCGTTGAACGTTGTTGTTATTGATGAAGCTGCACAATTGAAAGAGTCTGAATCAACAATCCCCCTTCAACTATGGGGTGTGAAGCATGCTGTTCTAGTTGGGGATGAATGTCAGTTACCAGCTACAGTGAAGAGCATT GTATCTGATGAAGCAGGTTTTGCAAGAAGTTTGTTCGAGAGGTTAAGCTCATTTGGTCGCTCGAAACACCTTCTAAATATGCAATACAGGATGCATCCATCAATAAGTTTCTTCCCAAATTCTAGATTCTACAATAACATGATCCTGGATGCTCCAAATCTTAAAAGTAGAAGCCAGAAGAAACACTATCTTAAAGGGTCAATGTTTGGTCCTTATTCTTTCATCAACGTAATTGGTGGACGAGAAGAGAAGGATGAGGATGGACGTAGTCGAAAGAATATGGTGGAGGTTGCTATTGTTTCACAAATACTGCGGAATCTCTACAAAA AATGGGTTGAATCAAAGCAGAAACTCAGTATTGGTATAGTATCTCCATATGCTGCTCAAGTAGTCGCAATCGAGGACAAACTTGCACAGAAGTATAACAATCTTGATGGCTTTAAAGTGAAGGTAAAGACAGTTGACGGGTTCCAGGGTGGGGAAGAGGACATCATTATATTGTCCACTGTACGATCCAATTATCAGCGGTCACTTGAGTTTGTTTCAAAACCGCAAAGAATTAATGTTGCTCTTACAAGGGCTAG GCACTGTCTATGGATTTTGGGGAATGAAAAAATTCTATGTCATAATGAGTCTGTTTGGAAGGCCGTGGTCCTTGATGCCAAAAATCGCCATTGCTTTTTTAATGTGGATGAAGACAAGGATCTAGCCAAGGCCATATTGGAGGTTAAGAAACAGTACGACCAACTAGATGATTTGCTTGATGCTGACAGTATACTTTTCAGAAGTGCTAGATGGAAG GTGCTTTttagtgataacttttttaagTCATTCAAGAAACTGACATCAGTCCGTTTGAAGAGGTCGGTACTAAATGTTCTACTGAAACTTGCCAGTGGCTGGAGaccaaagaagaagagttcAGAAATGATTTGTGGTAGCTCTTCACTGATCTTGAAGAAATTTAAGGTTGAAAATCTGTATGTTGTTTGTACAACAGACATTGCAAAGGACTCAAGATACATTCAAGTATTGAAGATTTGGGACATATTGCCCATAGGGGATGTCCCAACTTTGGTCAATCGCCTGGACCGTATAATGAACAAATATACTGATGCTTTCATTAATCTCTGTAAGGAGAAATGTCTTGAGGG TGATTTGGAAATTCCAAAGAGCTGGCCACCTTCTTTGGAATTTTTGCGGTTTAAGGATTTTAGCTTCACTAAAATCCAGAATGATTTTGTTGGTGACACATGTGATGGTAGAAGTTACGCTGAGAATTCACGGGTTAGCGAAAGTTTGTTGCTGATGAAGTTCTACTCATTATCATCTGGGGTAGTAAACCACTTGCTGTCTGATTGTGAGGGTAGAGAACTGGATCTTCCATTTGAAGTTACGGACCAAGAAATGGAGATTATCCTTCATCATAGAAGTTCCTTCATAGTTGGAAGGTCAGGAACTGGGAAAACCACTGTTTTGACAATGAAATTATTTCAGAAAGAACAGTGGCACCAGTTGGCAGTGCAAGGATACTATACTAGTCAAAGCAGCAAGATTGAAAAGAGTTCAGCAGCTACTGAGGAGAAAGTTCTACACCAGCTTTTCGTTACAGTGAGTCCTAAGCTGTGTTATGCCATCAAGCAACATGTCTTACACTTGAAAAG TTTTGCATGTGGTGGAAGTCATTCGACTGAAAGCAGTTTGATTGATatgattgattttgatgaggatgaagCTCAATTCAACGATATCCAAGATTCATTTCATGAAATTCCTCCCCATTCTTACCCTCTTTTCATCACATTTCATAAGTTCTTGATTATGCTTGATGGAACACTGAGCAACTCATACTTTGAAAGATTCCTTGATGCAACTGAGCTTACTCATGGTCATCTACGGAATTCAAGATCAGCTGCCTTGCAGACTTTTATAAGAACAAAGGAAGTCAGTTATGAGAGGTTTAGTTCATTATACTGGCCGCATTTTAATACCGATTTAACAAAGAGGCTTGATGCTTCAAGAGTCTTTACAGAGATTATTTCCCATATAAAAGGTGGCTTGGGAGCTATAGAAGCATGTGATGGTAAACTCAGTCGAGAGGATTATGTACAACTGTCAGAGATCCGAGTTTCCATTCTAACCAGGCAAGAGAGAGAAGTTATATATGATATTTTTCAGATGTATGAAAAAATGAAGATGGAAAATGGGGAATTTGATCTTACTGATTTTGTAATTGATCTTCACCATCGACTGATGCATGAAAAGTATGAGGGGGATCATATGGACTTTGTTTATGTTGATGAGGTTCAAGATCTAACAATGAGTCAAATTGCCTTGTTTAAACATATGTGCCACAATGTTGAAgatggttttgttttttccGGTGACACTGCACAAACAATTGCAAGGGGTATTGATTTCAGGTTTCAAGAATTACGACATCTGTTCTACAAGAAGTTTGTGTTGGAGTCAAGAACCAATAAGCACGATGAAAGTAAGGAAAAAGGCCAAGTCTCGGAAATTCTTCACTTGACTCAAAACTTTCGTACCCATGATGGAATCCTCAAGCTATCACAAAGCATTATTGACCTACTATATCATTTCTTTCCCCTTTCCATTGATGTCTTAAAACCTGAAAGTAGTTTGATATTTGGGGAAGCTCCGGTATTGCTTGAAtctgaagaaaatgaaaatgcaaTCGTAAAGATTTTTGGAAATACTGGGAATATAGTTGGATTTGGTGCAGAGCAGGTAATTTTGGTCCGAGATGATAGTGCTCGAAAAGAGATATCCAAATTTATAGGGAAGCATGCTCTTGTTCTAACAATTGTGGAGTGCAAGGGCCTTGAGTTTCAG GATGTCCTCTTATACAACTTTTTTGGCTCATCACCTTCAAAAAACCAGTGGAGGGTTATATATGATTACATGAATGAGCTAGATTTACTCGACCACAGTTTACCCAGGGGCTTTCCTGGTTTCGATGTAGCCAAACACAATATCTTATGCTCTGAACTGAAGCAACTATATGTGGCCGTTACTCGCACGAGGCAGAgattgtggatttgtgaaaatATGGAAGAGCTGTCCAAACCAATGTTTGACTACTGGAAGAAGAAATGTCTTGTGCAAGTTAAGCAACTGGATGATTCCCTTGCACATGAAATGCAAGTTGCAAGCAGTCCTGAGGAGTGGAAGTCACGTGGCATTAAG CTATATCATGAACACAACTACGAAATGGCCACAATGTGCTTTGAAAGAGCAGGTGACACTTACTGGGAAAGAAGGTCTAAAGCAGCTGGCCTTAAAGCACTTGCTGCCCATATACGAACGTCAAATCCTGAAGAGGCTAAATCTATTCTCAGGGAAGCTGCTGAAATATTTAACGCTATAGGCAAGGCAGATTCTGCTGCCAGATGTTTTTCTGATCTGGGGGAGTATGAAAGAGCTG CTAGAATATATTTGAAATGTGGGGAGTCTGAACTGAAGAGAGCCGCGGAATGTTTTTCTCTAGCAGGACGATATAAGGAGGCAGCAGATGTCTATGCTAAGGGTAATTTTTTCGCAGAGTGTCTCACTATTTGTGAAAAGGGAAAACTATTTGAACTGGGTTTGCAGTACATCAATAACTGGAAACAGCATGCAGAAGAGGACACTGCTATGACTACTAGAGGAAAAGGAATAAATAGAATGCAGCTTGAATTTTTAGAGAGCTGTGCACTTCACTATTATGATTTGAATGATAACAGATCCATGATTAAGTTTATTAAAGCTTTTCCTTCTATAACTTTGGTGCGGGACTTTTTGAAGAGGTTGGATAGCCTTGatgagcttttgttgttggaggAAGAATTTGGAAATTATCTGGAAGCTGCAAACATCGCACAGCTTAAAGGTGAAATTCTACTTGAATCTGATTTCCTTGGAAAGGCAGGTAAGTTCAAAGAAGCCTCATTGAAAATAATATTCTACGTACTTGCCATGTCTCTTTGGTCATCTGGCAGCAAGGGCTGGCCTCTGAAGAAGTTTCCACAACAGGAGGCCCTCTTGGCAAAAGCGCCAAGAATGAGACAGACAACTTTCATGAGTTGGTTTGCACTGAGGTTGATATTTTATTAA